The nucleotide window TATTTCTTGTTCTGGCTTCTTTCATGATTTGCAGACATTTGCGGAATGCATTGTCACTCAAAGCCGGCGTAATGGTGCTGATATGCAGCCATTTTACTCCTGAAAATATCTCATCATCACTGAAATTTTCAAAATCCGACTGGGTAAAAACAGACGGAAATCGGTCGTAAACCACTGAAGCATTCTGCATATCGCCATCGGAAGAAAGATAAAATGTTCCTATTCTCCCCTTGTTTTTTTCTGCAAGGACTTCTATTCCTTTATTTTTAAGCTGAGATTCCAGCTGGTTTGCTACAAAATTATCCGGTAAGGCTGATAACAGTTTCACAGAATTCTTCCACTGGGAAAGTGCTGCTGCTACATTGTATTCAGCACCACCAACATACATCTTCAGAGACTGTTCATTGAGCCAGTTTCCTTCGGAATCCGGGGCAAAATGGAGAAGCAGTTCCCCGAAACATAGTATTTTAGCTGAATCCTGCATGGTATTAGATTTCAAAATAATTTTTTGTATTGTGATAACAGATATCCTGAATGATCTTTCCTACCCATTTTTCATCATCGGGCAGCAGACCTCTTTCCATTTCACTTCCGAACAGATTGCACAAAAGTCTTCTGAAATAATCGTGTCTTGAGAATGACAGCAGGCTTCGGGAATCAGTCAACATTCCGACAAAAGTGCTGATCAGACCGATATTGGAAAGCGTATTCATCTGTTTTGTCATCCCATCTAGCTGATCAAGAAACCACCAGGCTGCTCCAAACTGTACTTTGGATTTGATACCTCCTTCGTTGAAGTTTCCGGCAAGAGATGCAAGAACTTCGTTAAATGCTGGATTCAGATTGTAAATAATGGTTTTAGCCAGTTTTCCTTCTGAATTCAATGCATCCAATAAAATGCTCAACCTCTGTGCATAATAGGGTTCTCCAATGGCATCATATCCTGCATTGGCACCTATTTTTCTGAACATTTCTGAATTGTTGTTTCGGGTTGCTCCTACATGAAACTGCTGTACCCAGTCTTTTTCTGCATACATTTTGCAAAGCTCTTTCAGCAAATAGCCGCATAATGCATCCGGATCGGAAAATGTTGAGAGATTGCCCTTCAGGAATTCAGAAAACTCTTTTTCAAGGCTATGATTCCATTTTGTGATATCCGGAAAATATTCAAAGCCGTGGTCAGCTACTTTTGCTCCTGCTTCCACAAAATAATTGATTCTTCCCTGAAGTGCGTTCAGAAGATCAGAGACTGATGTGATTGAAAATCCGCATACTTTTTCAAGCTTTTTAATTCCTGAAAGATACTGTTCAGGATTAATCATATTGATATAGGCATCAGGGCGGAAAGCCGGAAGAACAGCTGTGTTAAACCCACTGTTTTTTAAAGCCTTGTGATGAGCCAGATCATCAGCAGGATCATCTGTAGTACATAAGGCTTCTACTTTAAAATTTTCAATAATGGATTGTGGCAAAAAACCAGGTGTCTGCAGACTTTCATTCATCTGATGATACACGGTATCTGCATTATTGGATGATAAATATTCGCTGATTCCAAAAGGATTTTTGAGTTCCAGATGCGTCCAGTGAAACAAGGGATTGCGAAGAGTATAAGGCACCACTTCGGCCCATTTCATGAATTTTTCATAATCTGAAGCATTTCCGGAAATAAACTGTTCATCAATGCCAAAATTTCTCATGGCTCTCCATTTGTAATGGTCACCATCCAGCCAGATAGCATTTG belongs to Chryseobacterium gleum and includes:
- the uxaC gene encoding glucuronate isomerase; the protein is MSNSIKNKDVFGKLFLLESAKAENLYFGYAKDMPVIDYHNHLEPDVISANQNFRSPNAIWLDGDHYKWRAMRNFGIDEQFISGNASDYEKFMKWAEVVPYTLRNPLFHWTHLELKNPFGISEYLSSNNADTVYHQMNESLQTPGFLPQSIIENFKVEALCTTDDPADDLAHHKALKNSGFNTAVLPAFRPDAYINMINPEQYLSGIKKLEKVCGFSITSVSDLLNALQGRINYFVEAGAKVADHGFEYFPDITKWNHSLEKEFSEFLKGNLSTFSDPDALCGYLLKELCKMYAEKDWVQQFHVGATRNNNSEMFRKIGANAGYDAIGEPYYAQRLSILLDALNSEGKLAKTIIYNLNPAFNEVLASLAGNFNEGGIKSKVQFGAAWWFLDQLDGMTKQMNTLSNIGLISTFVGMLTDSRSLLSFSRHDYFRRLLCNLFGSEMERGLLPDDEKWVGKIIQDICYHNTKNYFEI